The proteins below come from a single Pichia kudriavzevii chromosome 2, complete sequence genomic window:
- a CDS encoding uncharacterized protein (PKUD0B04600; similar to Saccharomyces cerevisiae YGL206C (CHC1); ancestral locus Anc_3.515) — translation MSDAPPIELVDVCQLASLGINPQSFNFLSTTLESDHYVCCRETSDAGNAAVIVDLKNNNQVTKKSMSADSVIMHPNSMVISLRANDKTIQIFNMETKQRLKSNEMNERIVFWKWLSDQVLGLVTLNSIYTWNVFDGTDAGPILLTSRHVSLNDCQITQFAANKSLNWFAIGGIAQENGRIVGHIQLFSKDRNISQPIEGHVANFTQLKLQGSSIETQLFAFATRNENGGTLHINEIDHQEGAPVITKKNVDIFFPSEVPNDFPVAIQLSSKYGIAYILTKFGFIHLYDVETGKKIFLNRISSDPVFTGAPFDNNGGIITINRSGSVLAVEISTDRIIPYILNNLGDVELALSLASRGNLPGAENLFSHQFNQSIATGDYTSAVRIAASSSQLRTPDTIAKLKSLPTQQGQPAPFLQYLVFLLDRGTLNKFETLELVKPLVQQNRIETLEKYLKENKLECSEELGDLIKPANITLALAVYYKSNVPNKVVQCLAELGQFDKILPFCEKVSYTPNFTVLIQNILRVNPDKAAEFAVSLLQSQPDLNVQQIADIFFSQNYIQQATAFLLDALKEDKPADGQLQTKLLEVNLLHAPQVADAILGNSMFTHYDRPTIAALCEKAGLYQRALELYDNIKDIKRVIVHANELPADWLVSYFGNLKVDQSVSCLREMLSNNLAQNLQVAIQIATRYSELIGPVTLIKVFEDYKSTEGLYYYLSSIVNVTQEPEVVLKYIQCAAKLGQIKEIERVVRDNNVYDGEKVKNFLKEAQLQDQLPLIVVCDRYDFVHDLILYLYKNKFFKFIEVYVQQVNPSKTPQVVAALLDVDCDENIIKSLLKSVLGQVPIAELCEEVEKRNRLKILLPFLEDTLASGSQDKAVYDTLAKIYIDSNNNPEKFLKENDQYDTLVVGKYCEKRDPFLAYIAYDKGLNDDELINITNENSMFKYQARYLLKRSDLSLWGKVLTPDNIYKKQLVDQVVGTAIPELEDPQPISIAVKAFMDNQLQSELIDLLEKIVLEPSPFNDNPSLQALLILTAVKVDPSRISNYIEKMDAYNPDEVAPICIENQLYEEAFQIYDKFENHTAAMKVLVEDIMSLDRGEEYAEKLEKPEIWSQLAEAQLNGLRIPESIDSYLKAEDPSNYANVIEVAEHAGKEEELIPFLLMARKTLREPLIDGAIINAYATLNRLSDIEKFLKLSNVADLDSIGDKLYQNGNYEAAKLVFESVSNYSKLASTLVYLKDYTAAVDCARKASNVSVWKQVNQACIENKEFKLAQMCGLHLIVHAEELEPLVIQYEYNGYFNELISLFENGLSLERAHMGMFTELANLYTKYQPDKTMEHLKLFWSRINIPKVIRACEEAHLWPELIFLYCHYDEWDNAALTMIERSESAFDHSSFKEIIVKVSNLEIYYRAINFYTNMHPTLLIDLLAVLTPRLDLPRVVKIFQKSDNLPLIKPFLISVLEKNNSVVNSAYHDLLIEEEDYKSLRLAIESYDKFDHIGLAERLEKHELIFFRQLAAIIYRKNKKYHKAISLLKSDGLWSDAIETAAMSKSTKIITELLTYFVETGNRECMVATLYRCYSYIDYDVVLELSWLNNLEDLTKPYQISVARENQKKINEVYSDLKLRQEKEKTEEEPSGLGQPLMITSGPSGSAPLNVNSTGMGFGNGGF, via the coding sequence ATGTCTGACGCCCCACCGATCGAACTCGTTGATGTCTGTCAGTTGGCATCCTTGGGTATCAATCCTCAgtccttcaatttcttgagtACTACACTGGAATCCGATCATTATGTATGCTGTCGTGAGACAAGTGATGCAGGCAATGCTGCCGtgattgttgatttgaagaacaacaaccaGGTTACCAAAAAGTCAATGTCTGCTGATTCAGTTATTATGCACCCAAATTCCATGGTCATTTCATTACGTGCAAATGATAAAACtattcaaatcttcaatatgGAAACAAAACAGAGattaaaatcaaatgaaatgaaTGAAAGAATCGTTTTCTGGAAATGGTTGAGTGATCAAGTATTAGGTCTGGTCACCTTGAATTCTATTTATACATGGAATGTATTTGACGGCACCGATGCAGGACCAATATTGTTGACATCAAGACATGTGTCACTAAATGATTGCCAAATCACTCAGTTTGCTGCTAATAAATCACTGAATTGGTTTGCAATCGGTGGTATAGCTCAGGAAAATGGTAGAATCGTTGGTCATATACAACTCTTTTCTAAGGACAGGAACATTTCCCAACCGATTGAGGGTCACGTTGCTAACTTCACCCAGCTAAAATTACAAGGCTCTTCCATTGAGACTCAattatttgcatttgctactagaaatgaaaatggtggTACGTTGCATATTAACGAAATTGATCACCAGGAAGGGGCACCTGTCATTACCAAGAAAAacgttgatattttttttccaagcGAAGTTCCAAATGATTTCCCTGTTGCTATTCAACTATCTTCTAAATACGGAATTGCTTATATTTTGACTAAATTTGGTTTCATTCACTTGTACGATGTTGAAACCGGgaagaaaatttttttgaatagGATTTCATCAGATCCTGTTTTTACTGGTGCTCCATTTGATAATAATGGTGGAATTATCACAATCAACAGATCCGGTTCAGTTTTAGCTGTTGAAATCTCCACTGATAGGATTATTCCTTACATTCTAAATAATTTGGGTGATGTTGAATTAGCTTTGAGCTTGGCATCGAGAGGTAACTTACCAGGTGCTGAAAATTTATTCTCTCATCAGTtcaatcaatcaattgCAACTGGTGACTATACATCTGCTGTTAGAATCGCAGCCTCTTCTTCTCAATTGAGAACACCTGACACTATAGccaaattgaaaagctTGCCAACTCAACAGGGTCAACCTGCTCCATTTTTACaatatttggttttcttaTTAGACAGGGGCACTTTGAATAAGTTTGAAACCTTGGAATTGGTCAAACCCTTAGTTCAACAGAATAGAATTGAAACGTTAGAGAAGTatttaaaggaaaataaaCTGGAATGCTCTGAAGAATTGGGTGATCTAATCAAGCCGGCAAATATTACTTTGGCGTTGGCTGTTTACTACAAATCCAATGTTCCAAACAAAGTTGTTCAATGTTTGGCGGAGCTAGGCCAATTTGATAAGATATTGCCATTTTGTGAAAAGGTGTCATACACCCCTAATTTCACAGTTTTGATCCAAAACATCTTAAGGGTTAATCCAGATAAAGCAGCAGAATTTGCTGTTTCCCTACTACAATCTCAACCAGATTTGAATGTCCAACAGATTGCggatattttcttttcccaAAACTACATCCAACAGGCTACTGCTTTCTTATTAGACGCTCTAAAGGAAGATAAACCTGCTGATGGCCAATTACAAACAAAGTTACTAGAGGTTAATTTGCTACACGCACCACAAGTCGCTGATGCTATTCTAGGTAATTCTATGTTTACGCACTATGATAGGCCAACAATTGCAGCTCTATGTGAAAAGGCTGGCTTATACCAAAGGGCTTTAGAGCTATATGATAATATCAAGGACATCAAACGGGTCATTGTCCATGCCAACGAGTTGCCTGCCGATTGGTTAGTTTCTTATTTTGGTAATTTAAAAGTTGATCAGTCTGTTTCTTGTTTAAGAGAAATGCTGTCCAATAATTTAGCTCAAAATTTACAAGTGGCCATTCAAATTGCCACTAGATATTCTGAATTGATTGGGCCTGTGACTTTAATTAAGGTTTTTGAAGATTACAAATCAACTGAAGGTTTGTATTATTATTTATCGTCTATTGTTAATGTCACCCAAGAACCAGAGGTTGTGCTGAAATATATCCAATGTGCTGCAAAGTTGGGCCAAATTAAAGAAATCGAAAGAGTCGTTAGAGATAACAATGTCTACGACGGTGAAAAAGTTaagaatttcttgaaagaGGCTCAATTACAGGATCAGTTACCTTTAATTGTTGTTTGTGATAGATACGATTTTGTGCATGACTTGATTCTTTACCTTTACAAGaataagtttttcaaattcattgaagtGTATGTTCAGCAGGTCAACCCTTCAAAAACTCCTCAAGTTGTTGCCGCTTTGTTAGACGTGGATTGTGATGAAAACATCATTAAATCATTATTGAAGTCAGTTCTTGGCCAAGTTCCAATTGCAGAGTTATgcgaagaagttgaaaaaagaaatagatTAAAGATTTTGTTACCATTTTTGGAAGACACCTTAGCTTCAGGGTCTCAAGATAAAGCAGTATACGACACTTTGGCGAAGATTTATATTGATTCTAACAATAATCCTGAAAAGTTCCTGAAGGAAAATGATCAATATGATACTTTGGTGGTCGGTAAATATTGTGAAAAGAGAGATCCTTTCCTTGCCTACATTGCGTACGACAAAGGTTTGAATGATGATGAGTTAATAAACATTACCAATGAAAATTCTATGTTTAAATACCAAGCTAGATACTTATTGAAGAGATCCGACCTATCACTTTGGGGCAAAGTTTTGACTCCAGATAACATTTATAAGAAACAGCTAGTCGATCAAGTTGTTGGTACCGCAATACCGGAATTAGAAGATCCTCAGCCAATTTCTATTGCAGTGAAGGCATTCATGGATAACCAATTGCAAAgtgaattgattgatttattAGAGAAAATTGTGCTCGAGCCTTCACCATTCAATGATAATCCATCCTTGCAGGcattattgattttgactGCTGTCAAAGTTGACCCATCACGCATTTCTAACtatattgaaaagatgGATGCTTATAATCCAGATGAAGTTGCACCAATTTGTATCGAGAATCAACTATACGAGGAAGCTTTCCAAATTtatgataaatttgaaaaccaTACTGCTGCAATGAAAGTTTTAGTAGAGGACATTATGTCTCTAGATAGAGGTGAAGAATATGCTGAAAAGCTAGAAAAACCGGAAATCTGGTCACAACTTGCCGAGGCCCAATTGAATGGTTTGAGAATCCCTGAATCCATTGACTCCTATTTGAAGGCAGAAGATCCATCTAATTATGCTAATGTTATTGAAGTAGCAGAGCACGCAGGCAAAGAAGAGGAGTTaattccatttttattAATGGCTAGAAAAACATTGAGAGAACCTTTAATTGATGGTGCTATTATTAATGCATACGCAACATTGAATAGATTATCAGACATTGAAAAGTTCTTGAAATTATCTAACGTCGCAGATCTGGATTCAATTGGTGACAAGTTGTATCAAAATGGTAATTATGAGGCAGCAAAACTAGTTTTTGAAAGCGTGTCTAACTACTCCAAACTTGCGTCTACTTTGGTTTATCTAAAGGATTACACCGCTGCTGTTGATTGTGCAAGAAAGGCATCTAATGTTTCAGTTTGGAAACAGGTTAATCAAGCTtgtattgaaaataaagaattcAAGCTAGCTCAAATGTGTGGCCTGCATTTAATTGTACATGCAGAAGAACTAGAGCCACTAGTTATCCAATACGAATACAATGGTTACTTTAATGAGttgatttcattatttgaaaatggttTATCTTTGGAAAGAGCTCATATGGGTATGTTCACCGAATTGGCAAATCTGTACACTAAATACCAGCCAGACAAGACAATGGAACATCTGAAATTATTCTGGTCAAGAATTAACATTCCTAAGGTTATCAGAGCTTGTGAAGAGGCACATCTTTGGCCTGAATTAATTTTCCTTTACTGTCATTACGATGAATGGGACAATGCGGCATTGACAATGATTGAAAGATCAGAATCCGCATTTGATCACTCTTCATTCAAGGAAATAATTGTGAAGGTCTCCAACTTAGAAATTTATTACAGGGCAATTAACTTTTACACGAATATGCACCCAACATTATTAATTGATCTCTTGGCTGTATTAACTCCCAGATTGGACTTACCAAGAGTCGttaaaattttccaaaaatctGATAACTTACCTCTCATCAAGCCATTTTTGATCTCGGTATTGGAAAAGAACAATTCCGTTGTCAATTCCGCTTATCATGACTTATTGattgaggaagaagattACAAATCATTACGTTTGGCTATTGAATCATACGACAAATTTGACCATATCGGTTTAGCTGAAAGGTTGGAGAAACATGAACTAATTTTCTTCAGACAGCTTGCTGCCATTATATATagaaagaacaagaagTACCACAAGGCTATTTCCCTACTAAAATCTGATGGTTTATGGTCCGATGCTATTGAAACAGCAGCAATGTCAAAGTCCACTAAGATTATTACTGAATTACTAActtattttgttgaaacaGGTAACCGTGAATGTATGGTTGCAACCTTGTACAGATGTTACTCTTATATTGATTATGACGTCGTTCTTGAACTTTCCTGGCTAAATAACTTAGAAGATTTGACTAAACCATATCAAATTTCTGTTGCaagagaaaaccaaaagaaGATCAATGAAGTTTACTCCGATTTGA